One window of the Canis aureus isolate CA01 chromosome 1, VMU_Caureus_v.1.0, whole genome shotgun sequence genome contains the following:
- the GP6 gene encoding platelet glycoprotein VI isoform X2, which produces MAPSLPALLCLGLCLGQVVQAQLGTLPKPSLQALPSSLAPLKTQVTIRCQGPPDVDLYRLEKLRSRKYQDRPVLFIKTMEESFAGCYRCSYQNGTLWSPPSNQLELVATGVYAKPSLSAQPSLAVSQGGDVTLRCQSKYSFDQFALYKEGDTEPHKQSAEQYWANFPITAVTVAHSGIYRCYSFSSKFPYLWSAPSDPLELVVTGTSVTPGLLSREPPSSVTEFPEASRKQSNLHLNKSSTIVPSRTITVSPKGSDSPTGLAHQHYTKGNLVRICLGAVILILLVGILAEDWHSRKKPLLLRVRAVHRPLPPLPQTQKPHSHQDGGRPDGHNHGSHH; this is translated from the exons ATGGCCCCATCCCTGCCTGCCCTTCTGTGTCTTG GGCTGTGTCTGGGGCAGGTGGTGCAAGCACAGCTTG GTACCCTGCCCAAGCCCTCCCTCCAGGCTCTGCCTAGCTCCCTAGCACCCCTGAAGACGCAGGTGACCATCCGCTGCCAGGGGCCTCCAGACGTGGATTTGTACCGCCTGGAGAAGCTGAGGTCCCGGAAATACCAGGATCGGCCTGTCCTCTTCATCAAGACCATGGAGGAAAGTTTCGCTGGGTGTTACCGCTGCTCCTACCAGAACGGGACCCTCTGGTCTCCCCCCAGCAACCAGCTGGAGCTGGTGGCCACTG GAGTTTATGCTAAGCCCTCActctcagcccagcccagcctggctgTGTCCCAAGGAGGGGATGTCACTCTACGATGTCAGAGTAAATACAGTTTTGACCAATTCGCTCTGTACAAGGAGGGGGACACTGAGCCCCACAAGCAATCTGCAGAACAGTACTGGGCCAATTTCCCCATCACCGCAGTGACTGTTGCCCACAGTGGGATCTACCGATGCTATAGCTTTTCCAGCAAGTTCCCGTACCTGTGGTCAGCCCCCAGCGACCCCCTGGAGCTTGTGGTAACAG GGACTTCTGTGACCCCCGGTTTGTTATCCAGAGAACCACCTTCCTCTGTGACAG AATTCCCAGAAGCCTCCAGAAAACAGAGCAACTTGCACCTCAACAAGAGCTCCACAATTG TGCCTTCTAGGACTATCACTGTCTCTCCAAAGGGGTCAGACTCTCCAACTG GTCTTGCTCACCAGCACTACACCAAGGGCAATCTGGTCCGGATATGCCTTGGAGCTGTGATTCTAATACTCCTGGTGGGAATTCTGGCAGAAGATTGGCACAGCAGAAAGAAACCCCTGTTGCTCCGGGTCAGAGCTGTCCACAGGccactcccacccctcccacaGACCCAGAAACCACACAGTCATCAGGATGGGGGTCGACCAGATGGCCATAACCATGGGTCCCACCATTAG
- the GP6 gene encoding platelet glycoprotein VI isoform X1: protein MRTEESDCLKMWHYLLCVQKCGLQEMLAGGAFLLCSGLCLGQVVQAQLGTLPKPSLQALPSSLAPLKTQVTIRCQGPPDVDLYRLEKLRSRKYQDRPVLFIKTMEESFAGCYRCSYQNGTLWSPPSNQLELVATGVYAKPSLSAQPSLAVSQGGDVTLRCQSKYSFDQFALYKEGDTEPHKQSAEQYWANFPITAVTVAHSGIYRCYSFSSKFPYLWSAPSDPLELVVTGTSVTPGLLSREPPSSVTEFPEASRKQSNLHLNKSSTIVPSRTITVSPKGSDSPTGLAHQHYTKGNLVRICLGAVILILLVGILAEDWHSRKKPLLLRVRAVHRPLPPLPQTQKPHSHQDGGRPDGHNHGSHH, encoded by the exons ATGAGGACAGAAGAAAGTGACTGCCTGAAGATGTGGCATTACCTGCTCTGCGTGCAGAAGTGTGGCCTCCAGGAGATGCTAGCAGGTGGTGCTTTTCTTCTCTGCTCAGGGCTGTGTCTGGGGCAGGTGGTGCAAGCACAGCTTG GTACCCTGCCCAAGCCCTCCCTCCAGGCTCTGCCTAGCTCCCTAGCACCCCTGAAGACGCAGGTGACCATCCGCTGCCAGGGGCCTCCAGACGTGGATTTGTACCGCCTGGAGAAGCTGAGGTCCCGGAAATACCAGGATCGGCCTGTCCTCTTCATCAAGACCATGGAGGAAAGTTTCGCTGGGTGTTACCGCTGCTCCTACCAGAACGGGACCCTCTGGTCTCCCCCCAGCAACCAGCTGGAGCTGGTGGCCACTG GAGTTTATGCTAAGCCCTCActctcagcccagcccagcctggctgTGTCCCAAGGAGGGGATGTCACTCTACGATGTCAGAGTAAATACAGTTTTGACCAATTCGCTCTGTACAAGGAGGGGGACACTGAGCCCCACAAGCAATCTGCAGAACAGTACTGGGCCAATTTCCCCATCACCGCAGTGACTGTTGCCCACAGTGGGATCTACCGATGCTATAGCTTTTCCAGCAAGTTCCCGTACCTGTGGTCAGCCCCCAGCGACCCCCTGGAGCTTGTGGTAACAG GGACTTCTGTGACCCCCGGTTTGTTATCCAGAGAACCACCTTCCTCTGTGACAG AATTCCCAGAAGCCTCCAGAAAACAGAGCAACTTGCACCTCAACAAGAGCTCCACAATTG TGCCTTCTAGGACTATCACTGTCTCTCCAAAGGGGTCAGACTCTCCAACTG GTCTTGCTCACCAGCACTACACCAAGGGCAATCTGGTCCGGATATGCCTTGGAGCTGTGATTCTAATACTCCTGGTGGGAATTCTGGCAGAAGATTGGCACAGCAGAAAGAAACCCCTGTTGCTCCGGGTCAGAGCTGTCCACAGGccactcccacccctcccacaGACCCAGAAACCACACAGTCATCAGGATGGGGGTCGACCAGATGGCCATAACCATGGGTCCCACCATTAG